Proteins co-encoded in one Vicia villosa cultivar HV-30 ecotype Madison, WI unplaced genomic scaffold, Vvil1.0 ctg.000282F_1_1, whole genome shotgun sequence genomic window:
- the LOC131626334 gene encoding uncharacterized protein LOC131626334, translated as MGIIWVEFCLKSAHGLQHSTSLWKRQWYAVGWINHNSKYCTKVVDSGNANPVWKTNFAVPVDDSIPNIQDLALNVEVYCIDPIFKEKLHGSATIGLKRFLFKQAKNNEASMPKQEGVRSYQLRKKKSNKPRGYIDILIHISVGKKELNSHPGSKERAVLLDYGNNAQWTAEEGLRQAYLQKQPRDSIHQPENYERTNVPDSYSVPFATTNYSEQCEGEPSYHRAAGPSYHTAAAGPSYQPHRTRTPPPSPPYNVGYIPTYLSRNDGLHPSFTDIPQSMEEPGQTVPPGVVLEISAEALAAGAAIFGDDFLSGFDVMQS; from the exons ATGGGAATTATATGGGTCGAGTTCTGTTTGAAATCTGCTCATGGTCTGCAGCATTCAACTTCACTTTGGAAGCGTCAATGGTATGCGGTTGGCTGGATTAATCATAACAGCAAATATTGCACCAAGGTTGTAGATTCTGGAAATGCAAATCCAGTTTGGAAAACCAATTTCGCCGTTCCTGTTGATGACTCAATACCGAACATCCAAGATTTGGCACTAAATGTCGAAGTTTACTGTATAGACCCCATATTCAAGGAAAAGCTTCATGGCTCAGCTACGATTGGTCTGAAGAGGTTTCTTTTCAAGCAAGCGAAGAATAATGAGGCGTCAATGCCAAAGCAAGAGGGGGTTCGGAGCTATCAATTGCGAAAGAAGAAATCCAACAAGCCAAGAGGTTATATTGATATTCTGATTCATATATCGGTCGGTAAGAAAGAACTAAATTCTCATCCAG GTAGCAAGGAAAGAGCAGTGCTTTTAGATTATGGTAACAATGCCCAGTGGACTGCAGAGGAAGGATTAAGGCAAGCTTACCTGCAGAAGCAGCCTCGCGATTCAATCCATCAGCCAGAAAATTATGAACGCACAAACGTGCCAGACTCCTATTCAGTGCCATTCGCCACTACAAACTATTCTGAGCAATGTGAGGGTGAACCAAGCTACCATAGAGCAGCTGGGCCAAGCTACCATACAGCAGCAGCTGGTCCAAGCTATCAACCACATAGAACTAGAACTCCACCACCATCCCCACCCTATAACGTTGGTTATATTCCCACTTATCTCTCAAGAAATGATGGCTTGCATCCAAGCTTCACAGACATACCACAATCCATGGAAGAACCTGGTCAAACTGTGCCTCCAGGTGTTGTATTGGAAATAAGTGCCGAGGCATTAGCCGCTGGTGCTGCAATATTTGGTGATGACTTCTTGTCAGGATTTGATGTCATGCAGTCCTAG
- the LOC131626335 gene encoding GCN5-related N-acetyltransferase 3, chloroplastic-like, with protein MVAMGVAAAYTHIHLIEASSSKSMELKWVRTRITKTSQHNKNKKNLSTPLLPVYISTNPRHVDPQRLQDLCSTCNHSFQRFSGTPEPVDINKLSIALSHSDVLVSVFCKPNIVDELGKSSSSVVDFLTPVSPSRDLLVGFGRAVSDCGLTASIYDVMVIPSLRRMGIGKIIVKKIVRMLTNRDIYDIAALCSKDERLFFKACGFGGDILDSTTMMYTRAGSSTIQEGEQTVTRAGQKLLLIPPLIEKHYKSSRTKI; from the exons ATGGTGGCAATGGGAGTTGCAGCAGCGTACACTCACATCCACCTGATAGAGGCTTCCAGTTCAAAATCAATGGAATTGAAATGGGTAAGAACAAGAATCACCAAAACCTCACAGCATAACAAGAACAAAAAGAATCTATCAACACCCCTTCTCCCAGTTTACATTTCCACTAACCCACGCCATGTTGATCCTCAACGTCTCCAAGACCTCTGCTCCACTTGCAACCACTCTTTTCAGAGATTTTCTGGTACCCCTGAAcccgttgatatcaacaaactcAGCATTGCTCTTTCTCATAGCGATGTTCTTGTCTCTGTTTTTTGCAAACCTAATATTGTTGATGAGTTGGGAAAATCTTCGTCTTCTGTTGTGGATTTCTTGACGCCGGTTTCTCCTTCCCGGGATTTGTTGGTTGGATTTGGCCGTGCTGTTTCTGATTGTGGTCTTACTGCTTCTATTTATGATGTCATG GTTATTCCATCCCTGAGGAGAATGGGAATTGGAaaaattattgttaaaaaaattgtgaG AATGCTTACAAATAGAGACATCTATGACATAGCAGCCCTGTGCTCAAAGGATGAGAG GTTGTTTTTTAAGGCTTGTGGATTTGGTGGTGACATTTTGGACTCTACGACCATGATGTACACAAGAGCTGGTTCCTCAACAATCCAGGAAGGCGAGCAAACTGTCACGCGCGCAGGCCAAAAGTTACTGTTGATTCCACCTCTAATAGAGAAACACTACAAATCATCAAGGACAAAAATATAG